In the genome of Candoia aspera isolate rCanAsp1 chromosome 1, rCanAsp1.hap2, whole genome shotgun sequence, one region contains:
- the LOC134487702 gene encoding basic salivary proline-rich protein 3-like, with amino-acid sequence MPKPNLEIYFLSREDAARGDQMAKRQAGAERSPLSGGVLALLRCRVPAALATRERPRPPGKAAEATQSRRPPAKQARCPADGGGGGQGQLPRGICRRLLWLRLGAETRAQLHPPPPPAASPSPGQRGAPRSQAAGPGGGAPGAPPPPPPPPRHSRGGGRPGRRRSAEAFPDPGPGPERPAPAPPLAAAALPEAAPIRKARSPPPHPTPMTERARSGSRRSAGAPSSCLARSPPSQPSRCHSPGRMGATGDPGPPRRCCTARAVRALGGTFTLQPPQRSGAAQQPGRSSASVPPLGNGRLWLRPRRGGGA; translated from the exons ATGCCGAAGCCTAACCTGGAGATCTACTTCCTGAGCAGGGAAGATGCGGCCCGAGGAGATCAAATGGCAAAGAGGCAGGCAGGGGCGGAAAGATCTCCCCTCTCGG GCGGCGTCTTGGCGCTGCTCCGCTGCAGGGTGCCGGCCGCCTTGGCAACGCGGGAGCGGCCGCGGCCGCCCGGGAAAGCCGCGGAAGCGACCCAAAGCCGCCGCCCGCCCGCCAAGCAAGCCCGCTGCCCGGcggatggcggggggggggggcaggggcagCTCCCCC GAGGGATTTGCCGGCGTTTGCTATGGCTGCGGCTGGGCGCCGAGACGCGGGCGCAGCTCcatccgccgccgccgcccgccgcctcCCCCAGCCCAGGCCAGCGCGGCGCGCCCCGCTCGCAGGCGGCCGGCCCGGGCGGAGGGGCCCCCGGcgctcctccgccgccgccgccgccgccgcgccacAGCCGAGGAGGGGGGCGGCCGGGCCGGCGCCGCTCAGCTGAAG CCTTCCCGGACCCGGGACCTGGGCCGGAGCGTCCCGCTCCTGCCCCACCGCTGGCGGCGGCCGCGCTGCCCGAGGCGGCGCCGATCCGGAAGGCgcgcagccccccaccccaccccacccccatgacGGAGCGTGCCCGCTCTGGGTCTCGTAGGTCTGCGGGGGCTCCGAGTTCGTGCCTCGCTCGCTCGCCGCCCTCGCAGCCTTCCCGTTGCCACTCGCCGGGGAGGATGGGGGCGACGGGGGACCCGGGCCCGCCGCGCCGCTGCTGCACGGCCCGCGCCGTCCGCGCCCTCGGAGGGACCTTCACCCTCCAGCCCCCGCAGAGAAGCGGAGCCGCTCAGCAGCCGGGCCGTTCCTCGGCCTCAGTTCCTCCCCTGGGAAATGGGCGCCTGTGGCTGCGGCCTCGCCGCGGAGGGGGGGCCTGA
- the ABHD8 gene encoding protein ABHD8: MLTSIADGLLCCLLGKAPNAVGPLEPVESRDGFSFVEVKPGRVLRVKHVAPSRPPGMEEVPTKTGAVHCKRRIAVYRNGQMVIENLGDVVHPDILQCQNSTEPQSAVEVEVSDGNMAATPVANPPGGTALKRRRQKPKKVVNVDCTKFISSCKGTHSDVVLFFIHGVGGSSDIWKEQVDFFTKLGYEVVAPDLAGHGASSAPQIAAAYTFYALAEDMRSVFKRYAKRRNVLVGHSYGVSFCTFLAHEYPDLVHKVIMINGGGPTALEPSLCSIFNMPPCVLRCLSPCLAWSFLKAGFARQGAKEKQLLREGNAFNVSSFVLRAMMSGQYWPEGDEVYHAELTAPVLLVHGMHDKFVPVEEDQRMAEILLLAFLKLIDEGSHMAMLECPETVNTLLHEFLLWEPEPAPPEEGPLSGKE; encoded by the exons ATGTTGACCAGCATCGCTGATGGGCTTCTCTGCTGCCTGCTGGGCAAGGCACCAAACGCGGTGGGTCCTCTGGAGCCTGTCGAGTCACGCGATGGCTTCAGCTTCGTGGAGGTGAAGCCTGGGCGGGTCCTGCGGGTGAAGCACGTCGCTCCGTCCCGTCCCCCTGGGATGGAGGAGGTGCCCACGAAGACCGGTGCTGTGCACTGCAAGCGCCGGATCGCCGTCTACCGCAACGGACAGATGGTCATCGAGAACCTGGGTGACGTTGTGCACCCCGACATCCTTCAGTGCCAGAACAGCACCGAGCCTCAGAGCGCCGTGGAGGTGGAGGTCTCAGACGGGAACATGGCTGCCACACCTGTGGCCAACCCCCCTGGCGGCACAGCTCTGAAGCGCCGGCGGCAAAAGCCCAAAAAGGTGGTCAATGTCGACTGCACCAAGTTCATCAGCAGCTGCAAGGGGACCCACAGCGACGTGGTCCTCTTCTTCATCCATGGGGTGGGCGGCTCTTCAGACATCTGGAAGGAGCAGGTGGACTTCTTCACCAAGCTGGGCTACGAGGTGGTGGCCCCAGACCTTGCCGGCCACGGGGCCAGCTCGGCCCCCCAGATTGCCGCTGCCTACACGTTCTATGCCTTGGCGGAAGACATGCGCAGCGTGTTCAAGCGTTACGCCAAGAGGAGGAACGTCCTGGTTGGGCATTCGTATGG GGTTTCCTTCTGCACCTTCCTGGCTCACGAGTACCCGGATCTGGTCCACAAGGTCATCATGATCAATGGGGGTGGCCCCACGGCTCTGGAGCCCAGCCTTTGCTCCATCTTCAACATGCCCCCCTGCGTCCTGCGGTGTCTCTCGCCCTGCCTGGCCTGGAGCTTCCTCAA AGCCGGCTTCGCTCGCCAAGGCGCCAAGGAGAAGCAGCTGCTGAGGGAGGGGAACGCCTTCAACGTCTCCTCCTTCGTCCTGAGGGCCATGATGAGCGGCCAGTACTGGCCCGAGGGGGACGAGGTCTACCACGCCGAGCTGACGGCGCCGGTGCTCCTGGTGCACGGGATGCACGACAAGTTTGTCCCCGTGGAGGAGGACCAGCGGATGGCGGAG ATCCTGCTGCTCGCCTTCCTGAAGCTGATCGACGAGGGCAGCCACATGGCGATGCTGGAGTGTCCGGAGACGGTCAACACCCTCCTGCATGAGTTCCTGCTCTGGGAGCCGGAGCCCGCTCCCCCAGAAGAGGGGCCCCTGTCTGGAAAGGAGTAA